From the genome of Pseudoalteromonas aliena SW19, one region includes:
- a CDS encoding NADPH-dependent FMN reductase: MTVPKIIALAGSLRKNSFNQKLINEAARFALESGAEVEVIKLADLDLPIFDEDIEAQGTPVGAQLLKDKLRAADGILLASPEYNGSITAVLKNAIDWASRTEQGAVPAFRNKVTALYAASPGGLGGLRGLNHVRDILSGIGSLVLADQLAVPAIHTVLDESGKISDPVTADKVASLAQQLVSVASKLNK, from the coding sequence ATGACTGTACCAAAAATTATTGCCCTTGCAGGCAGCTTACGTAAAAACAGCTTTAACCAAAAATTAATTAATGAAGCGGCACGTTTTGCATTAGAAAGCGGTGCAGAAGTTGAAGTTATTAAACTTGCCGATTTAGATTTACCCATTTTTGATGAAGACATTGAAGCACAAGGTACACCCGTTGGCGCACAGTTATTAAAAGACAAGTTACGCGCAGCCGATGGTATTTTACTCGCTAGCCCAGAATACAATGGCTCAATTACTGCGGTGCTTAAAAATGCGATTGATTGGGCGTCGCGAACAGAGCAAGGTGCGGTTCCTGCTTTTCGCAATAAAGTAACGGCTTTATATGCAGCGTCGCCAGGTGGTTTGGGTGGATTACGTGGCTTAAATCATGTACGTGATATTTTATCAGGCATTGGCAGCTTAGTATTAGCTGACCAGCTTGCAGTACCCGCTATACATACTGTGCTTGATGAAAGCGGAAAAATCAGTGACCCCGTTACAGCCGATAAAGTGGCCAGCCTTGCACAACAACTTGTTAGTGTAGCGAGCAAACTTAATAAATAA